From the Rhodanobacter soli genome, one window contains:
- a CDS encoding metalloregulator ArsR/SmtB family transcription factor — protein MATDRIFEALASRPRREILAYLSAQELSAGEIASRFAMSAPAISRHLSVLDAAGLVTSERRGQFIVYKLNKDSLVNTLTGFAFEICPTAGPLKRESRKLASKKQGA, from the coding sequence ATGGCCACCGACCGTATCTTCGAAGCCCTCGCCTCCCGTCCGCGCCGGGAAATTCTGGCCTATCTGTCGGCGCAGGAGTTGAGCGCCGGCGAGATCGCCAGCCGCTTCGCAATGAGCGCGCCGGCGATTTCGCGGCACCTGTCGGTCCTGGATGCCGCCGGGCTCGTCACCAGCGAGCGCCGCGGGCAGTTCATCGTCTACAAACTCAACAAGGACAGCCTAGTGAACACGCTCACTGGCTTCGCCTTCGAGATCTGCCCGACAGCCGGTCCACTTAAACGCGAGTCCCGCAAGCTGGCGTCGAAAAAGCAGGGGGCTTGA
- a CDS encoding c-type cytochrome: protein MTYRTSLLLACLLMSTAALDVAAQQPATATSAAPVGVLDLRRMQPVSGDAHAGAAKAAVCAACHGPQGVAIAPNFPNLAGQSATYLYVQLKEFHDGQRNDPVMTGQAAALSDADMRDLASYYAALAPKPAGQADANSRGAQLYLAGDPAQGIPPCQGCHGPAGLGPQPHPSSAPQPPWATFPHLRGQSGLYVTKQLGDFKSGARGGSSNAKVMHGIAATLGDDDVQALSTYLNTL, encoded by the coding sequence ATGACGTATCGCACCAGTCTCCTGTTGGCTTGCCTGCTGATGTCGACTGCCGCGCTCGACGTCGCCGCACAGCAACCCGCCACCGCGACGTCCGCTGCGCCGGTCGGCGTGCTGGACCTGCGCCGCATGCAGCCGGTCAGCGGCGATGCCCACGCCGGCGCGGCCAAGGCCGCGGTATGCGCGGCCTGCCACGGCCCGCAGGGCGTGGCGATCGCGCCGAACTTTCCGAACCTGGCCGGACAATCGGCCACCTACCTGTACGTGCAGCTGAAGGAATTCCACGACGGCCAGCGCAATGACCCGGTGATGACCGGCCAGGCCGCCGCGCTGAGCGACGCCGACATGCGCGACCTGGCCAGCTACTACGCCGCGCTGGCGCCGAAGCCGGCCGGCCAGGCCGATGCGAATTCGCGCGGCGCGCAGCTGTACCTGGCCGGCGATCCGGCGCAGGGCATACCACCGTGCCAGGGCTGCCACGGCCCGGCCGGGCTGGGCCCGCAGCCGCATCCGAGCAGCGCGCCGCAGCCGCCGTGGGCGACCTTCCCGCATCTGCGTGGTCAGTCCGGCTTGTACGTGACCAAGCAACTGGGCGACTTCAAGAGCGGCGCGCGCGGCGGCAGCAGCAATGCGAAGGTGATGCATGGCATAGCGGCCACGCTCGGCGACGACGACGTGCAGGCGCTGTCGACCTATCTGAATACGCTGTGA
- the dbpA gene encoding ATP-dependent RNA helicase DbpA has product MTTFSTLPLKPALLASVETLGYTEMTPVQAQSLPPMLEGRDVIAQAQTGSGKTATFGLSLLQSIDVDTIRLQALVLCPTRELADQVSKAIRKLAANIPNVKLLTLCGGMPLGPQLASLTHDPHIVVGTPGRVQEHLKRASLHGGGIKVLVLDEADRMLDMGFAEAIDDIIGRIAKHHQTLLFSATYPDEIRAVSQRVQKDPVVVTVDTPSEQKPAIEQQFIEVDPAQKLDALAQLLAGERGEHALVFCNMRRDVDAVAQELDRRGFSALALHGDMEQRDRDEVLVRFANRSCAVLVATDVAARGLDIVALPLVLSYDVAHDPDTHTHRIGRTGRAGESGLAITLCTPRERPKAANIEELNGAPLPWRALKIAPPRGKTLHLAPMKTLVIDAGRQDKLRPGDILGALTGDAGLDAKDIGKIDVFATRAYVAISRALANKALERLRAGRIKGRNFRVRPLG; this is encoded by the coding sequence ATGACCACGTTCAGCACGCTCCCGCTCAAACCCGCCCTGCTCGCCAGCGTCGAGACGCTCGGCTACACCGAGATGACCCCGGTGCAGGCGCAAAGCCTGCCGCCGATGCTGGAAGGGCGCGACGTGATCGCACAGGCGCAGACCGGCAGCGGCAAGACCGCGACGTTCGGGCTGAGCCTGCTGCAATCGATCGACGTGGACACGATCCGGCTGCAGGCGTTGGTGCTGTGCCCCACCCGCGAACTGGCCGACCAGGTCAGCAAGGCGATCCGCAAGCTGGCCGCGAACATCCCGAACGTGAAGCTGCTGACCCTGTGCGGCGGCATGCCGCTGGGCCCGCAGTTGGCTTCGCTGACGCACGATCCGCATATCGTGGTGGGCACGCCCGGCCGCGTGCAGGAGCACCTGAAGCGCGCCAGCCTGCACGGCGGCGGCATCAAGGTGCTGGTGCTGGACGAGGCCGACCGCATGCTCGACATGGGCTTTGCCGAGGCTATCGACGACATCATCGGGCGCATCGCGAAACACCATCAGACCCTGCTGTTCTCGGCCACCTATCCGGACGAGATCCGCGCGGTGAGCCAGCGCGTGCAGAAGGATCCGGTGGTGGTCACGGTGGACACGCCGTCCGAGCAGAAGCCGGCGATCGAGCAGCAGTTCATCGAGGTGGATCCGGCGCAGAAACTGGATGCACTGGCGCAGTTGCTGGCCGGCGAGCGCGGGGAGCACGCACTGGTGTTCTGCAACATGCGCCGCGACGTGGACGCGGTGGCGCAGGAACTGGACCGCCGCGGCTTCTCCGCACTGGCCCTGCACGGCGACATGGAGCAGCGCGACCGCGACGAGGTGCTGGTGCGCTTCGCCAACCGCAGCTGCGCCGTGCTGGTCGCCACCGACGTGGCCGCGCGCGGGCTGGATATCGTGGCGCTGCCGCTGGTGCTGAGCTACGACGTCGCGCACGATCCGGACACCCACACCCATCGCATCGGCCGCACCGGCCGCGCCGGCGAATCGGGCCTGGCGATCACCTTGTGCACGCCGCGCGAGCGGCCGAAGGCGGCGAACATCGAGGAACTCAACGGCGCGCCGCTGCCTTGGCGCGCACTGAAGATCGCGCCGCCGCGCGGCAAGACCCTGCACCTGGCGCCGATGAAGACGCTGGTGATCGACGCCGGCCGGCAGGACAAGCTGCGTCCCGGCGACATTCTCGGCGCACTCACCGGCGACGCCGGGCTGGACGCGAAGGACATCGGCAAGATCGACGTGTTCGCCACCCGCGCCTACGTGGCGATCAGCCGCGCATTGGCGAACAAGGCGTTGGAGCGCCTGCGCGCGGGCCGGATCAAGGGCCGCAATTTCCGCGTGCGTCCGCTAGGCTAG
- a CDS encoding DUF2867 domain-containing protein — MATHTKRVSSFPSTRIPSASGGLPVEVALIAQLGHGAGDHLFAGALARQKTHAEFVDDLDEPSARLGGTDLSKGDATSLYSFAVGAKGHPFHRHAGHRVFTAISGSGGTQLRFSTATQAQIEQDPESFIRALRHINIPPDCLFTVRFGGDVWHQFAPLAKKSLHPAFFALSCHTNELGGDLPDALRAQVLANAAGIPALTVLLPTAVADLLRDMPADHLHVPTTHLSLDALPGTLQALLCKSVRCAAGLLRGAWAAWRRTTGFLSEHGGRLAVIELDELPTGSLLTQQLNGKPYQHQDMFRLTLNASDAVGSATILLSRLLDGFLSNPPAGVSRLMALRNLLVKPAGLRTSPLGCPVSSLLSPPGSKLFDRRYPVLDQCVDHEDRRAQVILGVNDKHLIFRSCVGVHVRDGNRVEITLGTRVHCKNLFGRFYMAAIHNVHRAYIAPTMLRMAAEHAFPLTEAARSPSRALLPQYSHSG, encoded by the coding sequence ATGGCGACACACACGAAGCGGGTCAGCAGCTTTCCGTCCACACGCATTCCTTCCGCATCAGGCGGCCTGCCGGTGGAGGTCGCGTTGATCGCGCAACTCGGACATGGCGCGGGCGACCACCTGTTTGCCGGCGCGTTGGCGCGCCAGAAGACGCACGCCGAATTCGTCGACGACCTGGACGAGCCGTCCGCGCGACTCGGCGGTACGGATCTATCGAAGGGCGACGCCACCTCGCTGTATTCGTTTGCGGTGGGCGCGAAAGGCCATCCGTTCCATCGGCACGCCGGCCATCGTGTGTTCACCGCAATCTCAGGCAGCGGCGGCACGCAGTTGCGTTTCTCCACCGCCACGCAGGCGCAGATCGAACAAGACCCAGAAAGCTTCATCCGGGCATTGCGCCATATCAACATTCCGCCGGACTGCCTGTTCACCGTGCGCTTCGGCGGCGATGTCTGGCATCAATTCGCGCCGCTGGCAAAAAAATCGCTGCATCCGGCGTTCTTCGCGCTGTCGTGCCACACCAACGAACTGGGCGGCGATCTGCCCGACGCATTGCGCGCGCAGGTGCTGGCGAACGCGGCAGGTATCCCCGCACTGACCGTGCTGCTGCCCACGGCGGTCGCCGACTTGCTGCGCGACATGCCGGCCGATCATCTGCATGTGCCGACCACCCATCTTTCGCTGGATGCCCTGCCCGGCACGCTGCAGGCTCTGCTGTGCAAATCGGTACGCTGCGCCGCCGGACTGCTCCGTGGCGCCTGGGCCGCGTGGCGACGCACGACCGGCTTTCTCAGCGAGCACGGTGGCCGACTCGCCGTCATCGAGCTCGATGAGCTGCCCACCGGTTCACTGCTGACGCAGCAACTGAACGGCAAGCCGTACCAGCACCAGGACATGTTCCGACTCACGCTCAACGCCAGCGACGCTGTCGGCAGCGCCACGATATTGCTGAGCCGGTTGCTGGACGGCTTTCTGAGCAACCCGCCCGCCGGCGTCTCGCGCCTGATGGCACTGCGCAACCTGCTGGTAAAGCCGGCCGGCCTGCGCACCTCGCCGCTTGGCTGCCCGGTGTCCTCGCTGTTGTCGCCGCCCGGCAGCAAGCTGTTTGATCGGCGCTACCCGGTGCTGGACCAGTGTGTCGACCATGAGGACCGCCGCGCGCAGGTCATCCTCGGCGTCAACGACAAGCATCTGATCTTCCGCTCTTGCGTCGGCGTACATGTGCGGGACGGCAACCGCGTGGAAATCACGCTGGGCACTCGTGTCCATTGCAAGAACCTGTTCGGTCGTTTCTACATGGCGGCGATCCACAACGTCCACCGCGCCTATATCGCGCCAACGATGCTGCGGATGGCTGCGGAGCATGCGTTTCCGCTGACCGAAGCGGCCCGCAGTCCGAGTCGCGCCCTGCTTCCCCAATATAGCCACAGCGGGTGA
- a CDS encoding DUF6159 family protein: MAGKFARSWALLKASAAVLRSDKSLLVFPLLSGLCTLLVAASFLIPVGVMVIGNQHAGQQFEQGMSAGAYLLMFGFYLVQYFVIIFFQTALTGVALMHLRGEPTSVGAGFALARAKLPQILGYALIAATVGLLLRMIQERLGLIGRLVVGFIGLAWTVATFLVVPILASQDVGPVDAVKRSVELLKRSWGENLIGNGGIGMVFGLVFFLAVLLMMVLIVGAVATHSIVAVVVAGAILVVVLTLLGLIQSALQGIYSAALYRYAEAGDASVGFDQALLQQAFAPKKK; the protein is encoded by the coding sequence ATGGCCGGTAAGTTTGCACGCAGTTGGGCGTTGTTGAAGGCGAGCGCGGCGGTGTTGCGTTCGGACAAGTCGTTGCTGGTGTTTCCGTTGCTGTCGGGGCTGTGCACGCTGCTGGTGGCGGCGAGTTTCCTGATCCCGGTCGGGGTGATGGTGATCGGCAACCAGCACGCCGGGCAGCAGTTCGAGCAGGGCATGTCCGCGGGTGCCTACCTGCTGATGTTCGGCTTCTACCTGGTGCAGTATTTCGTGATCATCTTTTTCCAGACCGCGCTGACCGGCGTGGCGCTGATGCACCTGCGCGGCGAGCCGACCAGCGTGGGCGCGGGCTTCGCGCTGGCCCGCGCGAAGCTGCCGCAGATCCTCGGCTACGCGCTGATCGCCGCCACCGTCGGCCTGCTGCTGCGGATGATCCAGGAGCGCCTCGGCCTGATCGGACGGTTGGTGGTCGGCTTCATCGGCCTGGCCTGGACCGTGGCCACCTTCCTGGTGGTGCCGATCCTGGCCAGCCAGGACGTGGGCCCGGTCGACGCGGTCAAGCGCAGCGTGGAGCTGCTCAAGCGCAGCTGGGGCGAGAACCTGATCGGCAACGGCGGCATCGGCATGGTGTTCGGCCTCGTGTTCTTTCTCGCAGTGTTACTGATGATGGTTTTGATAGTCGGTGCCGTTGCCACGCATTCGATCGTGGCGGTGGTAGTCGCCGGCGCCATATTGGTGGTCGTGCTTACCCTGCTGGGACTCATTCAGTCCGCCCTGCAAGGCATCTACTCGGCCGCGCTGTACCGCTACGCGGAAGCGGGCGACGCCAGCGTCGGTTTCGACCAGGCGCTGCTGCAGCAGGCTTTCGCGCCGAAGAAGAAATAG
- the folB gene encoding dihydroneopterin aldolase, with protein MDTVFIEDLRIDAVIGIYDWERRVRQTLSFDIEMAFDNTVPAGSDDIALTLNYKDVSKRLIGYVEASSFGLVETLAERCAAIIREEFGVGWVRLKLSKPGAVRGAKAVGVCIERGTRP; from the coding sequence ATGGATACCGTTTTCATCGAAGATCTGCGCATCGACGCCGTCATCGGCATCTACGACTGGGAGCGCCGGGTGCGGCAGACGCTGTCGTTCGACATCGAGATGGCGTTCGACAACACCGTGCCGGCGGGCAGCGACGACATCGCGCTGACGCTGAACTACAAGGACGTGTCGAAACGCTTGATCGGCTACGTGGAAGCGTCCAGCTTCGGCCTGGTCGAGACGCTGGCCGAGCGCTGCGCGGCGATCATCCGCGAGGAGTTCGGGGTCGGCTGGGTACGCCTGAAACTGTCCAAGCCGGGCGCGGTGCGCGGCGCGAAGGCGGTGGGCGTGTGTATCGAACGCGGCACGCGGCCTTAG
- a CDS encoding DUF2938 domain-containing protein, whose amino-acid sequence MSEGWELAARAVLIGSGATLATDLWARLLKYAFGVPPPDWRMVGRWFGHMPGGRFVHRSMARAAPVRGELAMGWIAHYAIGIVYAAVLIAIAGVAWTRQPTLVPALLFGLATVAFPFLLMQPCMGAGFAASNMPAPNRARLRSVLNHAVFGVGLYAAALLVAWMPG is encoded by the coding sequence ATGTCCGAGGGATGGGAGCTGGCCGCACGCGCGGTACTGATCGGTAGCGGCGCCACGCTCGCGACCGACCTCTGGGCACGCCTGCTGAAGTACGCGTTCGGCGTCCCACCGCCGGACTGGCGCATGGTGGGCCGCTGGTTCGGGCACATGCCGGGTGGCCGCTTCGTGCACCGGAGCATGGCCCGGGCCGCGCCGGTGCGCGGCGAACTGGCCATGGGCTGGATCGCCCACTACGCGATCGGCATCGTTTACGCGGCCGTGCTGATCGCCATCGCGGGAGTCGCATGGACACGACAACCGACACTGGTGCCGGCGCTGCTGTTCGGGCTGGCCACGGTGGCCTTTCCGTTCCTGCTGATGCAGCCCTGCATGGGTGCCGGGTTTGCTGCTTCGAACATGCCGGCGCCGAACCGGGCGCGCTTGCGCAGCGTGCTGAACCATGCCGTCTTCGGCGTGGGCCTTTACGCCGCCGCGCTGCTCGTGGCGTGGATGCCCGGCTGA
- a CDS encoding TonB-dependent receptor, producing the protein MKPSLLALSLAVALGTTAVHATDTTPTTNAAAPAVAANGDDPTDGGSRNKQPKVQDLGAVSVSAALDQARNALSPDTGSSQYVIDHKAIAQLPLGASTPMNQVLLQAPGVVQDSYGGLHVRGDHANLQYRINGVIIPESIGGFGQSLDARTIDNVKLLDGALPAQYGLRTAAVVDITTKSGHDLGNGGSVGITGGSNATLNPNASVWGSNDRWSWFFTGSYMENDAGIENPTPSKKPIHDHTNQVKGFGDISYLIDNDTRLSFLFGVANNRFQIPNNPNQQPQFGYLSTVDFNSADLDERQRENTRFGVLALQGKLGATDYQVSVGQRYSRLAYAPDRIGELMFNGVASDVTRSNRASTLQADFAMPMGDRHTLRYGIYGSFERAVSGNDAWVFPADADGNQASTTPINILDNSRLTAKTWSAYVQDEWSIGDKWTLNYGLRGDRYQLARTESQLSPRLGLVWQATGSTTVHAGYSRYFTPPATEMIASSNIAKFDGTTNAVADMGNNTPLAERSDYFDAGISQNLGSAWTVGVDAYYRKVQRLQDEGQFGSALVYSTFNYAAGRVKGLEFTVNYDQGPLSAYFNASLGKAIGKRIITSQYNFAPDDLAYVNNHWIFLDHDQKLTSSGGINYALNDSTKVGADYLFGSGLRKDGDVPNGASLPAYFQLNLNLSHDFAFERFGKLHTQLAVLNVLDRTYELRDGSGIGVGAPQFGPRRGVYLSLQKDF; encoded by the coding sequence ATGAAACCTTCCCTGCTCGCCTTGAGCCTGGCCGTTGCACTGGGCACGACCGCCGTCCACGCCACCGACACGACGCCGACGACGAATGCCGCGGCTCCCGCCGTCGCCGCGAACGGGGACGATCCCACCGACGGCGGCAGCCGCAACAAGCAGCCTAAGGTGCAGGACCTGGGCGCGGTTTCGGTCTCGGCCGCGCTGGACCAGGCGCGCAACGCGCTGTCGCCGGATACCGGCAGCAGCCAGTACGTGATCGACCACAAGGCGATCGCGCAATTGCCGCTGGGCGCGTCCACGCCGATGAACCAGGTGCTGCTGCAGGCGCCGGGCGTGGTGCAGGATTCCTACGGCGGCCTGCACGTGCGCGGCGACCATGCGAACCTGCAGTACCGCATCAACGGCGTGATCATCCCCGAGTCGATCGGCGGCTTCGGCCAGAGCCTCGATGCGCGCACGATCGACAACGTGAAGCTGCTCGACGGCGCCCTGCCGGCGCAGTACGGCCTGCGCACGGCGGCGGTGGTCGACATCACCACGAAGAGCGGCCACGACCTGGGCAACGGCGGCAGCGTCGGCATCACCGGCGGCAGCAACGCCACGCTCAATCCGAACGCGTCGGTGTGGGGCAGCAACGATCGCTGGAGCTGGTTCTTCACCGGCAGCTACATGGAGAACGATGCCGGCATCGAGAATCCCACGCCGAGCAAAAAGCCGATCCACGACCACACCAACCAGGTGAAGGGCTTCGGCGACATCAGCTACCTGATCGACAACGACACCCGCCTGAGCTTCCTGTTCGGCGTCGCCAACAACCGCTTCCAGATCCCGAACAACCCGAACCAACAGCCGCAGTTCGGCTATCTGAGTACGGTCGATTTCAACTCCGCTGACCTCGACGAACGCCAGCGCGAGAACACCCGCTTCGGCGTGCTGGCGCTGCAGGGCAAGCTGGGCGCGACCGACTACCAGGTGTCGGTGGGCCAGCGCTACAGCCGCCTCGCCTATGCGCCGGACCGGATCGGCGAGCTGATGTTCAACGGCGTCGCCTCCGACGTCACCCGCAGCAATCGCGCCAGCACCCTGCAGGCCGACTTCGCCATGCCGATGGGTGACCGGCACACGCTGCGCTACGGCATCTACGGCAGCTTCGAGCGCGCGGTCAGCGGCAACGACGCGTGGGTGTTCCCGGCCGACGCCGACGGCAACCAGGCCAGCACCACGCCGATCAACATCCTCGACAACAGCCGCCTCACCGCGAAAACCTGGTCGGCCTACGTGCAGGACGAGTGGAGCATCGGCGACAAGTGGACGCTGAACTACGGCCTGCGCGGCGACCGCTACCAGCTGGCGCGCACCGAAAGCCAGCTGAGCCCGCGCCTTGGCCTGGTCTGGCAGGCCACCGGCAGCACCACCGTGCACGCCGGCTACTCGCGCTACTTCACCCCGCCGGCCACCGAGATGATCGCCAGCTCGAACATCGCCAAGTTCGACGGCACCACCAACGCCGTGGCGGACATGGGCAACAACACGCCGCTGGCCGAGCGCTCGGACTACTTCGATGCCGGCATCTCGCAGAACCTCGGCTCGGCCTGGACCGTCGGCGTGGACGCCTACTACCGCAAGGTGCAACGCCTGCAGGACGAAGGCCAGTTCGGCTCCGCCCTGGTCTACTCCACCTTCAACTACGCCGCGGGCCGGGTGAAGGGCCTGGAGTTCACCGTCAACTACGACCAGGGGCCGCTGTCCGCCTACTTCAACGCGTCGCTCGGCAAGGCGATCGGCAAGCGCATCATCACCAGCCAGTACAACTTCGCGCCCGACGACCTGGCCTACGTCAACAACCACTGGATCTTCCTCGACCACGACCAGAAACTGACGTCGTCCGGCGGCATCAACTACGCCTTGAACGACAGCACCAAGGTCGGCGCCGACTACCTGTTCGGCAGCGGCCTGCGCAAGGATGGCGACGTGCCGAACGGCGCCTCGCTGCCGGCGTACTTCCAGTTGAACCTCAACCTGTCGCACGACTTCGCGTTCGAACGCTTCGGCAAGCTCCACACCCAGCTGGCCGTGCTCAACGTGCTGGACCGCACCTACGAGCTGCGCGACGGCAGCGGCATCGGCGTCGGCGCGCCGCAGTTCGGCCCGCGCCGCGGCGTGTACCTGAGCCTGCAGAAGGACTTCTGA
- the folK gene encoding 2-amino-4-hydroxy-6-hydroxymethyldihydropteridine diphosphokinase has product MARVYLSLGSNLEPRRHLSAAINELRERFGAIAVSPAYRSRSVGFDGADFVNLAVGLDTELSPEALNDWLHALEDRHGRRRDVPRYSDRTLDIDIVFYDALVLDGPGHLQIPRKELQHAFVLRPIADIAPAFRHPVSGLSMAELWAAFPAGHEPLQVESLPD; this is encoded by the coding sequence ATGGCGCGGGTCTACCTGAGCCTGGGCTCCAACCTCGAACCGCGGCGCCACCTGTCCGCGGCGATCAACGAGTTGCGCGAGCGCTTCGGCGCGATCGCCGTGTCGCCGGCGTATCGCAGCCGCTCGGTGGGTTTCGATGGCGCGGACTTCGTCAACCTGGCGGTGGGCCTGGACACCGAGCTGTCGCCCGAAGCGCTGAACGACTGGCTGCACGCGCTGGAGGACCGCCACGGCCGCCGCCGCGACGTGCCGCGCTATTCGGACCGCACGCTGGACATCGACATCGTGTTCTACGACGCGCTGGTACTCGACGGCCCGGGCCATCTGCAGATTCCGCGCAAGGAGTTGCAGCACGCGTTCGTGCTGCGGCCGATCGCCGACATCGCGCCGGCGTTCCGGCATCCCGTCAGCGGGCTGAGCATGGCCGAGTTGTGGGCGGCGTTTCCGGCGGGGCACGAGCCGCTGCAGGTCGAATCGCTGCCGGACTGA
- a CDS encoding glutaminyl-peptide cyclotransferase — translation MPRWSIRLLAFALLAGSAVAHATDIPVYGYQVLRAYPHDTGAYTEGLFYKDGYLYESTGQVGQSSVRKVALETGDVVQRHRLPKQYFGEGIVAWKDRLVQLTWQSGTGFVYDLASFTPQRSFSYEGEGWALTRDDTHLYMSDGTPVLRVLDPETLQVVRRITVTADGAPVTHLNELEWVDGEIYANVWLTDRIARIDPASGHVVGWVDLAGLFDINQLPNPGDDVLNGIAWDAEHKRLFVTGKCWPQLFEIKLVKRPAR, via the coding sequence ATGCCGCGCTGGTCCATCCGCCTCCTCGCCTTCGCCCTGCTCGCCGGCAGCGCTGTCGCGCACGCCACCGACATCCCGGTCTACGGCTACCAGGTCCTGCGCGCCTACCCGCACGACACCGGCGCCTATACCGAGGGGCTGTTCTACAAGGATGGCTACCTCTACGAGAGCACCGGCCAGGTCGGCCAGTCCAGCGTGCGCAAGGTGGCGCTGGAGACGGGCGACGTGGTGCAGCGGCATCGCCTGCCGAAGCAGTACTTCGGCGAGGGCATCGTCGCCTGGAAGGATCGGCTGGTGCAGCTCACCTGGCAGAGCGGCACCGGCTTCGTCTACGACCTGGCCAGCTTCACGCCGCAACGCAGCTTCAGCTACGAGGGCGAAGGCTGGGCGCTGACCCGCGACGACACGCACCTGTACATGAGCGACGGCACACCGGTGCTGCGCGTGCTGGATCCGGAAACGCTACAGGTGGTCCGCCGCATCACGGTGACCGCCGACGGCGCGCCGGTGACCCACCTCAACGAGCTGGAGTGGGTCGACGGCGAGATCTACGCGAACGTGTGGCTGACCGACCGCATCGCGCGGATCGACCCGGCCAGCGGGCATGTGGTGGGCTGGGTCGACCTCGCCGGCCTGTTCGACATCAACCAGCTGCCGAATCCCGGCGACGACGTGCTCAACGGCATCGCCTGGGACGCGGAACACAAGCGCCTGTTCGTCACCGGCAAGTGCTGGCCGCAGCTGTTCGAGATCAAGCTGGTGAAGCGGCCCGCACGGTAA
- a CDS encoding pteridine reductase — MPPRHDRPVALITGAGRRVGAVTARTLHAAGYDLALHYRHSADDARALADELERQRGGSTLLLQAELADLPALPAMIEQLLAHFGRLDALVNNASAFFPTPLGTATPQQWDALFASNAQAPFFLSQAAIPALREARGGIVNMVDIYAERPLAEHPLYCMAKAALAAMTRSLALELGPEIRVNGVAPGAVLWPSDGKPYADQQAMLARTPLQHAGTPEDVAGAVLWLLRDAPYVTGQIIRVDGGRTLSV; from the coding sequence ATGCCGCCACGCCATGATCGCCCTGTCGCGCTGATCACCGGCGCCGGCCGTCGCGTCGGCGCGGTAACCGCGCGCACCCTGCACGCGGCCGGCTACGATCTGGCGCTGCACTACCGCCATTCGGCCGACGACGCCCGCGCGCTGGCCGACGAGCTGGAACGGCAACGCGGCGGCAGCACCTTGCTGTTGCAGGCCGAACTGGCCGACCTGCCCGCCTTGCCGGCGATGATCGAACAGCTGCTGGCGCACTTCGGCCGGCTCGACGCGCTGGTCAACAACGCCTCGGCGTTCTTCCCCACGCCGCTGGGCACGGCGACGCCGCAGCAGTGGGACGCATTGTTCGCCTCCAACGCGCAGGCGCCGTTCTTCCTCAGCCAGGCGGCGATCCCGGCGCTGCGCGAAGCGCGCGGCGGCATCGTCAACATGGTCGACATCTACGCCGAACGGCCGCTGGCGGAGCACCCGCTGTACTGCATGGCGAAGGCCGCACTGGCCGCGATGACCCGCTCGCTGGCGCTGGAGCTGGGCCCGGAGATCCGCGTCAACGGCGTGGCGCCCGGCGCCGTGCTGTGGCCCAGTGACGGCAAGCCGTACGCCGACCAGCAGGCGATGCTGGCACGCACGCCGCTGCAACACGCCGGCACGCCCGAGGATGTCGCCGGCGCGGTGCTGTGGCTGCTGCGCGATGCGCCGTACGTCACCGGGCAGATCATCCGCGTGGACGGCGGGCGCACGTTGTCGGTGTGA